In the Ammospiza caudacuta isolate bAmmCau1 chromosome 4, bAmmCau1.pri, whole genome shotgun sequence genome, AGCACCCCATCTAGATTCCTAAAACTAGGCAAGGGAAGGAGTGGTGATGGTCAGCAGTGTCCTGCAGCACACCAAGGAAGCAAGTGGAATAGCAAAGAGAGAACAAGACCGTAATTTCAGGGAGGTAGCAATACAATTTGCAGATTTACACACAGGAGTTCAAGCATATTATGCAGGCACCAAGCCAGAGCCATGAGACTTCAACAATGCATTCCTCAATAAACTTAATTATGGAGTCTAGGCTCCTTCTTTCACCCTCAGGTACTAGAATAAAAGGAAGACTGAGGAGTTAACTGAGCAAGAGGCATCACACAtggctgggggaaaaaacaccTCAGAGAATCCCATGAAAAGCAGTAACATCTCCAAAGACTGCACTGGAAGTTGAtcattccatttccatttctcttATTTGGACACGATGACAGAGGAATTTGTCTCACAGCACTTGATGTCCATTGTCCCTTATGCCAGGGGATTGACTTAATTATGGAGTCTGGGCTCTTTCCTTCACCCGAGTTGGGCCGAATCGAGCCGAGCTCGGCCGAAGGCAGCGAGCAGGCCTGGCCCGGGCGCTGCACGGCCAGGCGGCTGCCGCCTCCCGTTAGACACCGGGCCGCTCACGGCAGCCGCCGCCTCTGCGTCCGGGCCGGAGGGAGAGCGGTGCCCGGCTCgcccggggcagcagccggccgGGATTCCCCTACAGAGCCTGGAGCGGGGAAGCCGGGACAGCCGCACAGGTGTTCGGGGGCGGGGCGGTGCCTGTGCGGGTACAAGAGCGGCAGCGGCTCCTCCTCTCCGGTTCCGCGGTGGGAGCGCCCGGAGAGGTAGCGGCGGCGCGGAGCAGGTGAGCGGCGGCGGGACCGGGAGCTGCGACGGGGCCGGGGCAGTCCGCGGCCTGAGCCTCGCCGGGGTGGTGAACTGGAATATGTCCTAGCAAATCACAGGGTTTTGTGGGCATAGGAGCAGGAAATGTCTCTCCGGGGAGTTTGCCGTAGTAAAGGGCGTGATTTAGGTGGTGAGCTTTtcaagagaaaatttaaaacacTTCCTAAAAATCGAGTTAAGAGATGCAAAGCGTCTTAAAAGCAGGGCTGTTTGCAACTCTTTGCAAATGAAAAGATGCTTGATTTGTGGTTGGTgtaaaaatgatattttttttagaACAGGTCCTTGCTGATCATTTTCTTTAGATCGAACAGTACTTTTGAAACTTCTTTTTCTATGTAATTATAATGGCCGAAGTAAAGCCTAAAATGAACATGCAATTGAATCAGGGTATTAAAGTCTAGCTAAATTTTCATATTCTTTCATAAAAACTTTCTAAGCACaataagcaggaaaaaaaatctgaagtacAGACTCACTGTCCATATATTCTACTTAGAACAGCCATTTGGTGTAGGCAGTACTGCTGAGCTTTGCCTTGTGGCGGTCACCAGCAGACAGGGACAGGTGTGGTTTTGTAAagcctttattttttatttttgttttagagaAAGAATTGAACAGCACATAGTGTGACAAAAGAAGATTCATGAAATATTCATTCAGTACCAAATGAAAAAGGGTAAGGGGTGGCAGAAGTTCCACAggtttttcttcatgtttttctcACTGGCAACCTAGATTGGAGAGACAAAAGGGAGGATTTTCTAAATGTAAAATCTTTGTAAAATGGCAGCATACTGGCAGCACCTCAGTTATTTGAGCCCTGTGCAGTGGCACGTGGTAAAACAATTAGGGAAAACACAGGTGGTGGTTAAAGGGAAGCTGGATGCTCTCTGGGGATAAGGAAGTGAAGTGGGTGGAAGGGTGGCCAGGAAGGGGCAGACAGACTGACAGACAAAGGCATTTGTGTATTACTGCTGCTACCTACCTTAGATTAAGCACCAATTCCTAATATGGCTCTGCTCTGGACTATTAGGGAAGCACCCTGGGAAAAGGAACACAAACAGTTGTCAGAGAGAAGCAAGGGGAAAAGCAGGTTGTGCTTGAGAAGGAGATGTTAGAAACTTAAACTTGTGCCTGAATTATGGTTCAAGGGATAATTCTGATGGTACTTCCTGACCCTAGGAGCCATGTGCCCCTGGATGTTGTGTGTCTTCCAGTTTTGTCAAAGTAGCAAAGAAACTTTTGGAACTGGTTAGAGACAAAATAACTCTTTCCTAAGTCTTCCCAATGTATTTAACTATGTAACACTTGGGATATAAATAAAACAAGACTTGAATTAACAAGCACTTTTATAATAGTAATAGTTCCGTGTCCTACGATATAATGAGGTGGCTACTGCAAACTGTCATTTATCCTTGCTGGCAATGCCACATGGCTCCAGATAAACCTTTTCTGTGACATGATCAGCCCAACTCCTGGTAGATCTGTATTTGCTGGGCACTTCTGAGAATTGATCCAGATGCACTTTTTACTGGTAATCCCAGAGTAGCACAAAAGGAAGCTTATGTATGCTAGAGAGAAAGTTAAATGCTGCACgtgtttatttttcatctgtGGCTCTTCTGACAAGACCTGAGAGAACTTAACCTAATCTAGGACTGAGATGTTCTTTGAGCAGGTGGTTTGACTAAATTACCTCCAGACAACTTCTCCATGTGAAATTGTTTAGTGACTGTAATCTGTGCAGCCAAGATAAACAGTGAGCTCTGGCCATTTATTGTAAAGGCACAGGGACAAGTGACCACAGCAGTTTGCAGAACAGCTTTCTATAGTACTTAGCTTCCAGGTTCCTGTATATGtggtttgagggtttttatttgaagattttttttgttgctttggtggtttgtgtgtgttttgtgttttgttttttttttaaaaaaaggagataGAAAGTACCTCTTCTCCAAGGCACCCTTCAACATCTGCCTGCTTGCAGCACTTTTCCACCATGGCAGTGAAACTCCCACCAATTGTCTTCATTTGTTCTTCTGTCATCTGGGGCTTGCGCTTGATGAGGTTGACGAGCATTCTGAAAAGAAAGCCACAAGACAGAATTAATCTTGCTGTAGGATTCCTGCTTTACAAGACCTCAttcccccaggcactgctcatttcagggttttttttgtcatgCCTAGACAAGCCTGTTCCTGTTGGTGACTCCAAACTCCCAGTCCAACACAACCATCAGTTGCAGCTGAGTAAGAACTTAGGGGAAAGGATCTGTATGTTGTCCTAATTAAGTACATCCCAAGATTTGCACTGGCAGTGGGCCTACATGAAACTGGTCAGTTAACGGAATGATTTCAGTGActaaaaaattctcttttgccTCTTCCACACTATATGATGTTATATGCTGAGCGGGTCAGTGCAAAGACATAGTTCCATGTGGATTTCTGTGTTGCTAGTGTAGTCCCAATCAGATGACACAACAGGGTGGAGCTTCCTTCTGTACTCCCAAGTGCTGCAGTTCAGGACCCCCCTACAAGGTGTTTCTTGGGGCTTACTTGAGCTGCCCTGCTTCGcgctcagctggagcagcagtgcaCAGCTTCTCATCGAAGTTGAACATCATGGGGTCGAAGGGTGGTGGCACGTATTTGGTGTCTACACCCATGGCAGTGAAACATGGCCTCCTGTATGAGTAGAGCTCATTGCAGCATTGGGAAACCTGCTCATTGATGGGGGTGCTCTCCTGCCTCTTGCACATGTCTTCAATGATGATGCTCAGCTGAAAAGGGCAAAGGTTAGTTACATCTTCCCAAAAAACACAGCAACTAAGTGATGTTTTTATCACAACAGCATAGCTGGAAACGCCTGCTGAGATGTGGTAtgtctttaaaatttaaaatacataggTACTCCTGGAGTGAAGCATTTCTTCATCTGCAAACAGGCAGGGCATTGGGCTACAATCAGTAGGTTTGAGGGTTTTAGGGCACTGTTTTAGGACATTTCCCAAATGCAACCTGCCACAGTCTCAGGTATGGAGCTCTGGGCAActtggtccagtggaaggtgcccctgctcatggcagggtgTGGGAACTGGACGATCTTTAAGGTTCcctccaacccaggccattctataGTTCTGTGATTCCCAATTCTATGAACTCACTCTTGCTTGCTGAGACAAAGCAAACTTGAACTAAAATTCTCACAGGATACCATCAGCTAGGTATTTAAGCTCTCacattcattaaaaaatgaacagaCTTGGAATTCTGTTAGGTAGATGCTTAGTGTGGTGTTTATGGAAAGATACTGTTTGCTATCTCACCAGAATTCAGTGTTTTTGTGAACAGGGAAAATctccaggaggaggaggggaaagaatAAATCCATGTACTCACGTAGTGCTCAGAACAAGACAGGCGTTTCTGCTCAGGGAGATTGCAGCACTTCTTGCCAACCGCTGTCATTTTCTTCCCGATTTCAAGCAAGGTCTCACTTGATACCTGAGGCATTTTCTTGGTGTAGCGGACCAGAATTCTGGCAAAGTCAAATCAAAATGACAGTTAGTAGAGCGTTCCTCAAATAGGAGCACATCTGGGCCACTGAAGGGAAAAGCAAAGTGAGGACTCCAGAATGTTTCTCAGGAATCACTCACCCTTTAAGGAAGTCTGCCTCGCCATGGGTATTGAACAGCTCACAGTTGGTCTTCACCACATCCTCGGTTTCCTTGACGTGCTTGTTCAGTTCCTCTTGCTGCAAACAAGTGCAAGTTTATTAGTGATATTAGAGAAGGAGTTGCTGCTAACAGTCATACAAATGTAACTTCTGACCTCTTCTAAACCTTATGTACAAAATACTCATTTTGCGAGGCTGATCATTTCTGCATAGCCAGGCTGGCGTAGGCAGGATTTGATTCCCTTGTGGGTCTTAAGTTCTAACAgaaatttccttgaaaaaggcagctatttttaaaatttagtttaAATTAATTACCTGTTGGACTTATTTTATCAGCAGTGGGGATTTATGTTGATTTGCTTAAATCaagtaaatatttcaaattattatCAACTACAAGGGGAACATCTCTTGGCCAAAGCTTTCAGGAATTCAACTTATGCTGTGTCTTGTGTGTGACTGAGTTGTGGATCAGACCTGTTAGGTGTCTCTGTGTGCTGGCCATGCACACTCTCTCCCATCACAATCCATGAGCAGCCATACTCAGTGTAAGCTATGGAACTCAGACAGTAACTGAGCTATTAATTGTCAGCCTCAGGACAAGCAGAATCACATCTGAGATACGGAGGCATCAGACAGTTAGCTGAGTGAGACTAGTCTGAAATAATGTGATGTGACAAATGAAGTTACCCTGTAATCTGAGATAACCCTACATCCTTGCCATGGGCCATGGACTGCTTCATCTCCCACCAGGACATTGACCCCCCCTGGAATTAGTGTCTCCAAAAGCTTTctgtctgctctgctgtgggagaTCCTCAACACAGTTCTTTGATGACAGGTACCAGCCCAGCATTCAAGCCAGCTGCAAATACAGCTTTGCACCTACAGCGTTCCCGTAGCACTCAGCAGGGTTGTCTGTCTTGCAGCACTTATCCAGGAGTGTTTCATATCCCTTGGTAATCCTCATAACCAGCTGTGTGGAGAGCTCAGGGTGTCTTCGTGAGTATTCATAAACAAACCtggaaggcacagcagcagccagagctcctAAGTAACGTGCTGCTGTCCTCAGCACAGTGCAGCAATAACAAGGACATTTCCTCAGGGGGACAATGAGCCTGCAATGCTCTGAGCACTACTTACTCTGACAGGAATGCATCATGGTTTGCCTCATAGCTTTTACACACTTCCTTATCTTGAATGTATTTTTCAACTAGTGAAGGAAGGTTGTCGGGTTTGTCGTCAAACTCTGCCTCCATGATGCACTTGGTCCTTTCGACAGCTGGCAGCTCGCAGCAGGGCTTGAGTTTACTTGAGAAAACATCTTGTTTAGAGCACAGAGAGGCCACGAGCTCGGACTGTAAAATTAATATGTAGTATCAGACAAGctatgaaataataatttaaagaCAGGTTAATTAATCTGCTCTCTCAGCTTCAGACTCTTCTCTTTTCATTCAGGTCACCTCTTTACTTAGCAGTTTGCTAAAAAATGCTGTCTTCACACAAAGAGAAATAACTGGGGCATGGTTCCCTCCCTGATCCTAGACACTCTGGTGAGCCAGGGCACACTCCTGAGTGCCCTGTCACAAGGATGCTTGAAGGATCTTGGCAGTCCTGACAGGATGCCCAGCTCTGATGGAGGACTAACCCCAGAGCCCTGGAACGAACAGGGTCAATGAGTATGTTCAAGGTGGAGTCAGCCAGGCAATATTGACATCATCTCACTATTGCAGGGGTTTGTTCATCTGTTTTCTAGCATTCATTAGCACTACAGGAAAGCTGGATTAGTTGCAGTATGCTCgacagggcaggagaaaaaattGCAGCCTTTTtgcatctgcttttttttttcctttatttgtgATTGAATTGAAGTGAATAAATACTATCAAGTAGCCTCCCTGATAAATGTTCAGACAGGGCTAGATCCAGAGCTGGGCTGAAACCTACTTCCAGTAAGAGTCAACTGTGCTTATCCTGAGCTTTTCAGTGCTTGAGGAACCTTCCAGCAGTACTGAGTACCAGTTtaagttccctggactgtgaaCATGTAGCTGCACAAATTACTGTCTTTCTAAATATCTTTCAAATATGTCGACTTTGGTCTAAAATAGTGAGCTCACCCAGTCATCCACACACTCCACCATGTCCCCATCACAGCACTCTTTGTAGACATCCTTCACATCGTGGACCATCTTAACTAGCTCTGCAAAGGGAGCCTTGGGGTACTTCTGGCTCAGACGAACAAGTTTACTGGgtagaaaaggagaaaaagacacTTGTTTTAAAGCACTGTAGGGAACAGAAACCTTGCAAGTCACTAACATGGTAAGGTAGGTCGGGATTGTTTCAAGAAAACACTCATTGTACTCATCTAATTCCTGgtggctaaaaaaaaaaagggtatcAACATCTGCCCCAATAAAGCCAGAAAGGACCAAGTCTGTGGTTTTCCTGTTCTGCCTGAACTGTGAGAATCACACCCCAGTAATCTGCATCACTCTTGAGCACCTGGAAAGTGCTCCAGGTTTCTTGGCACAGGTAGATACAGTCCTGATGACATCTTTAAATGAAAGCTGACTATGTTTATAAGATAATCCTAGTCAATGTTGGTGTATCAGACTGGCAACAGAATGAAAGCACCTCTCTGTGCCCTAACAGGTTGAACCAGTTATTAAattgaaaaagcttttctttgtcTTACAATCACATGTTTTAACAACTGTGGTTCTGCCAAGACTGACTTTTTGGTTGGCTTAAGGTTCAAACTAGCCCCTTACTCTGCTGATTAGTAATGTGTCCATCACCAAAAGCTGTAGGCACTGGAGTGGGGTACAGCTTTGGCAAAAGTGTGCCTTAAACACACTGTGATCTCTGGTTCTGAGGGACACTCCAACAGTTAATTCTCCATCCTCCAGACTCATTCCAGAGATGGTTTAATTGCTCTGCAACTCTCACAGCTGAGCTTTTCGTAGGTCTCTCTCACAGGCTGACAAGCCTATATTTTATCCAAAAAAGTGATGGGAACTTACCTTGCTTGGAAAGTCCTCTCACCATACTTTTCAAGGATCCGGCATCCGTGCTGCTGCTTCACATCTATCTTCTTGGCTCTTTCCTTAATGACAGCTGCCTGTGGTACAGGACACACATTGTCACATTAAACTCATTATGTGCAATGGATAGGATTAATCCTGGCCTGTCTCTCCAAGTCCTTCATGCAAAGCTTTGCATGAACAGAAGCCTTCTGCCTGTGTCCTACTCAGTTGTTTAGTGTTTATCCACAGAGACCAAGCTGCTGTACCTGTGCCTCCAAGCAAGCACCAACATCactctctgagcagcagcttttAAGTGCGTTTTCATACTCAGCAGCCAGGCCCAGGATCGCTGGGGCGTGCAGGAAGGGGTTTCTTCTTGCAACACTGTAGACAAAACTAGAAGCAAAAGGAGAGCATTAGTTCTGTGTTCCAGTAAATGGCCTTAAACCTCTTGTGGCTTCTCTAACTTGTTTTCTAGTTTAGAAATCTACTTCAGAAATCTAGTTTAGTAATCTGCTTTTGAGACATAATGCCTGCATGATAGGAAATGCTCTGCTAAATCTCACCCTTCCCAAGGCAGGACTCACTAACTGTGGGTAAAGGGTGAACTCCTGATGTTCTCAGCCATCTGGTTTGACATccatctgctttttaaaatgtgttgtcaaatgttgggattttagctgactagagactggaaaagtacaaagccgtggctaattccaagtttTGCACCTGCTAGATagtgtgtccttgggcctagctgtagtaggataacaaatagtgaaagagacatgagaaaagagagatgtaacccctaaggaatgggGAAGAGCTGATGTTGTGGTGTGGCCAATGGACGGtgtaaattacagaatattcataagcttattatttgctgtataagtgtttgatgctttcttcaataaaatgggacctgtgatgaaccatctggtgtcctggtctccttcTCTCGACAGTCAAATACTTGAAAATTCTAGTTTTCAGTGTGAAAACTCCATCTATGGACCTGCCACCAAGATTTTATTGccaatttttgttcttttcactgttacctttcttccttcttgccAACTACACAAAGAGAAGTGGGAAGCTGGAGCGAATAAGTTATCTAATCAGGATTGGAAACACTGAGTTTTCAGCAGGTTTGGGGAAGAAAGTTTATCCAAGAGGTATAAAATGGGATCCTTAACCCCTGTTTGGCATGCAAAAACCTGCTCTTGCATGAGATGAGCAAATGTGATCAGAGTAAGACAGGACAAGTGGCCATTTCCCTTActttcccaggagctgcacgCGGTGGTCCTTGTACTCGTTGCAGATTACATCAGCAGCAGGTCTCTGGTAGGGCTGGACAAAGTCTGGGTGCTGCACTTTGAAGGACAGGAAGCACTGGTTTCTTTCGGGGTCAGCTTTACCACAGCAGTCAGCCATGTCACCATATGAGTCACGGAGTTTGTCCACTTGGCAGATTTCATCCAGGAAAACAGAGGGctggaaagggagaagggagggtCACAAGTAGTGTTGATATATAGACAGCGCCATGTATTGTCTGCTTatctgcaaaagaaaagccaggCTGAACAGTAAATAGGTTTTTACTGAATAAGATTTAGACCATAAATCAAATTAATCTACTGTTTTTCAATAATTTCATTAAGTTTTATTTTAGGTAGTCTGTCATCAAAATGGTTCCAATGCTTTActgaaaaaagaattaattataatttaaaGTACTCTGTGCAAGACAGTGATCTACTTTTACTTATAAGCTAAACTGAGTTTTATGAACTAAACTGAGTTTTCAGATGATTTGAAGCAGAATTTGGTGGAAGCCTTTAGGGAGAACTCATATCTAGCTGAACCTGTTAGATGTCCAGGAGTCCTAAACACCTGCACACTTCTTTGGTTACCTGATTTTAGAGGAATTTTTTAAACCCTCATAAACTAAGTGCCTTAAAGTAGCACAGACACCTTTTCAAGTCACCCCAGTGTGGAAATCCACACACTTGGGTCACTAACACCTAGAATTAGGCCTGCACTTCACAGCTGGGGTTTTGTACCAAGTGCTAACGTGTATTTTCCGGCAATTCTAGGCTGAATGTGCCAAAGTGTGGTATTTGGTCTCTAACATAATGGATCATTTAGGCACTTGTTAAAGGCAGAGGTTTAGAACCTCACAAAACCGAGTTCTTTGTTCAAGCACTGAAATCTGAGCATTGGCCTGTGACAACAGGCACACCTGAAAGGTTCAGGTGTAAGCCCTCAAGCAGGGTGATCCTGGCAGCTGCACAAAGCGAGGAGAAATGCAATAGTGAGGTTTCACTGCCTACCAGTGG is a window encoding:
- the LOC131556678 gene encoding albumin-like produces the protein MKWLTLISFIIFLSSASSRNLQRTARDAEHKSPIAHRFNDLKEETFKAVAMITFAQYLQRCSYDGLSKLVKDVVDLAHKCVANEDAPECSKPLPSVFLDEICQVDKLRDSYGDMADCCGKADPERNQCFLSFKVQHPDFVQPYQRPAADVICNEYKDHRVQLLGNFVYSVARRNPFLHAPAILGLAAEYENALKSCCSESDVGACLEAQAAVIKERAKKIDVKQQHGCRILEKYGERTFQASKLVRLSQKYPKAPFAELVKMVHDVKDVYKECCDGDMVECVDDWSELVASLCSKQDVFSSKLKPCCELPAVERTKCIMEAEFDDKPDNLPSLVEKYIQDKEVCKSYEANHDAFLSEFVYEYSRRHPELSTQLVMRITKGYETLLDKCCKTDNPAECYGNAQEELNKHVKETEDVVKTNCELFNTHGEADFLKGILVRYTKKMPQVSSETLLEIGKKMTAVGKKCCNLPEQKRLSCSEHYLSIIIEDMCKRQESTPINEQVSQCCNELYSYRRPCFTAMGVDTKYVPPPFDPMMFNFDEKLCTAAPAEREAGQLKMLVNLIKRKPQMTEEQMKTIGGSFTAMVEKCCKQADVEGCLGEEGASLIVQSRAILGIGA